A genomic segment from Rhizoctonia solani chromosome 11, complete sequence encodes:
- a CDS encoding Retrotransposon-derived protein PEG10, whose translation MEPEPSTSALLKAITALTATVGSLQAQITSQGQQLLELKAICKETADLLGDKDQGAPQAQPGPSTGPVTPPTHQGGETHTPGTIRPGLKAPFRPSRGTGFDSEDKEPRAPKKEPQGTPRRHLGSLTPFDAGGRKATQWLDRMMLWVALHRDQFDKEEQMVVWILYHMTDKAADWALPIIGNIIKGEGNPPTTIQALTGKFKEAFADPNAKRAAARKIAALSQVTTTAKYVTEFRNLMAELDWNEEAYIAQFTQGLHWKVKELLSTKDSIPDELEAIFAASIKIDNIRRKNKENRPKKAPAKSPATMATTSTTQRVRLSEDPNYVTPEERDRRRASGLCVKCGQKGHGIKQCPNGWKATVKEVAKVAEDVESGKD comes from the exons atggaaccagagccgtccacttccgctctcctcaaggctatcacagccctcaccgccacagtcgggtccttgcaggcccaaatcacatcccaaggccaacagctcctcgagctcaaagccatatgcaaggaaaccgcggacctccttggggacaaagaccagggagccccccaagcccagcctggcccatcaactgggcctgtcactcctcccacccaccagggaggagaaacccacactccaggcacaattaggcctgggctcaaggccccgttcCGGCCTTCTAGGGGAACAGGATTTGACTCAGAGGACAAGGAACCAAGggctcccaaaaaggagcctcaaggaacgcctagaaggcacctggggtccctcacccccttcgatgcagg GGGACGAAAGgccactcagtggcttgACAGAATGATGCTGTGGGTAGCTCTCCACCGCGatcaatttgacaaagaggagcagatggttgtgtggattttataccacatgacagacaaggctgccgactgggctctccccatcattgggaacatcatcaagggcgagggtaacccccccaccaccatccaggccctgacaggcaaattcaaggaggcatttgctGACCCCAATGCCAAGCGAGCGGCCGCCAGAAAAATAGCCGCGCTCTCCCAAGTCACCACAACCGCCAAGTATGTaacggagttccgcaaccttatggcagaacttgactggaacgaggaggcctacattgcgcagttcacgcaaggcctccactggaaagtcaaggaattgctgtcaaccaaggatagcatTCCCGACGAACTCGAGGCGATTTTTGCGGCCTCcataaaaattgacaacatccgccgcaaaaacaaggagaaccgccccaaGAAGGCACCTGCCAAATCCCCGGCCACCATGGCCACTACTtccaccactcaacgggtccgtctatcagaagaccccaattacgttaccccggaagaaagggatcgccgccgcgcgtctggcctctgtgtcaagtgcggccaaaagggACATGGAATCAAACAATGTCCCAACGGATGGAAAGCCACAGTCAAAGAAGTGGCTAAGGTTGCCGAGGACGttgagtcgggaaaagattga
- a CDS encoding Retrotransposable element Tf2 protein: MDNLVDSFEFVSLALDSNKKPLLFINLYVQNSPAEPLRTLIDSGATSNFISPSVVKKWKIPKTQLENPRVVRMLDGTISQTGRIWHQVHLTVLANGHSHSIPFLGLVTFPEQIQIASKEEADPDPLADLPPQYHEFARVFGKEEFKVLPHTGSPIYGMTDAESKALKQHINEELATGKIRPSTSSAGAPVMFVKKADGSLRLVDDLMAKLRNAKLFTKLDLRWGYNNVRIKEGDEWKTAFRTKYGLFEYLVMPFGLTNAPAAFQHFMNDLFRDLIDVTVVIYLDDILIFSENPEDHPSHVREVLLRLLKNQLFCKLSKCHFHVTTVDYLGIVISPSGFSMDQKKIEAVTTWPTPKTVKQVQAFLGFVNYLRRFIPNFSSVARPLHNLTRKETPWSWGNLEEEAFQELKSLVTQSPVLIHSNPDLPYYLETDASGVAMGAILSQRGEDNRLHPIAYMSKSFSGAEANYDTHDKELLAIIKALEEWRIFLEATNRPIQVFTDHRSLEYWMQARTFNRRHTRWRIFLSDFNFEIHYRPGKQSGKPDALSRRSDYVDTPAEPEVMLPAEVFANTLEEELEIVTEIRTKLRDDPSLEPIITFLTEDADDAPPSIQKAYRDYDWEEDLLWYRGKLVVPDSEPLKERLLREFHNSPLAGHPGQQRTLELLSRNYWWPGMKSSAKEWVECCPTCQANRRAHAPVISLKPLEVPPFPFHTISYDFIMGFPKSNGYNAILVVIDSFSKFGHFIPTTKKVTAKGLAELFITHVWKLHGLPVKTVSDRGTTFTGKFLRALYQRLGINPAFSSAYHPELDGQTERVNQFIEFYLRSYVAADHSDWATWLPLAEYAYNNAKHSATGRTPFELVYGRNPVMNPSNIPANVPEADQVANTLAREWQEAESALRMTKERMTGTKGVVPEYSVGKKVWLDGKNVELRTNSNKLDPKWLGLFEVVEKISSHAYRLKLPDTLKIHDVFYVGLLSKAHESPSQPFPDRPPPETIEGEEEYEVEQIIDSKRQQGRWFYLIKWKGYGPEDNSWEPEELLEHSQEEIRRFNRSQLKKARDSAKSL, translated from the exons atggacaatttagtagatagttttgaatttgtatctcttgcttTAGACTCAAATAAGAAACCCCTATTATTTATCAATCTATACGTCCAAAACtccccggcagaacccctcagAACACTCATAGACTCCGGAGCAACATCAaatttcatctccccctccgtGGTCAAAAAATggaaaatcccaaaaacccaacttgaaaatccGCGAGTTGTGAGGATGTTAGACGGTACTATATCACaaactggtcgcatttggcaccaggttcacctcacggtcttggccaatggccactcccactccattcccttcctt ggattagtcacattccctgaacagatACAGATTGCCTCCAAAGAGGAGGCGGACCCAGATCCTctagcagacctcccccctcaataccatgaatttgctagagtatttggcaaagaagaatttaaggtcctcccccacacaggga GTCCCATATACGGTATGACGGACGCGGAATCCAAGGCCCTCAAACAGCACATCAATGAAGAACTAGccacgggcaagatccgccccagtacctCATCTGCTGGagcccctgtcatgtttgtcaaaaaggctgATGGTTCCCTTAGGCTTGTC GATGACCTGATGGCTAAACTGCGGAACGCCAAGCTATTCACGAAGTTAGATCTCCGCTGGGGGTACAATAATGTGCGCATCAAAGAAggcgacgaatggaaaacggcctttagaaccaaatatggcctcttTGAGTacttagtcatgccctttggccttaccaatgcccccgcagcattccagcacttcatgaacgacctgttcagggatctAATTGACGTGACGGTAGTAATCTACTTGGATGACATTCTCATCTTCTCGGAAAACCCAGAAGACCACCCAAGCCATGTCAGAGAAGTGCTATTGCGATTACTAAAGAACCAGCTGTTTTGCAAGTTATCAAagtgccatttccacgtTACTACGGTTGACTACCTAGGCATTGTTATCTCTCCCTCCGgcttctcaatggaccagaagaaaataGAAGCCGTCACAACatggcccactcccaaaacggtcaaacaggtccaggccttcctaggattcgtcaactacctccgccgattcattcccaattttaGCTCCGTTGCACGCCCCCTGCATAACCTCACGaggaaggaaaccccttggtcatggggtaacctagaggaagaagcattccaggaattgAAGTCCCTTGTTACCCAATCGCCCgtcctcatccattccaacccagacctgccctactacctagagacagacgcatcaggggtagctatgggagccatactgAGTCAACGAGGGGAGGACAACCGGCTTCACccaattgcatatatgtccaagtccttctcaGGCGCTGAAGCTAACTACGATACgcacgacaaggaacttcTAGCTATCATTAAGGCATTAGAAGaatggcgcattttcctggaagcaacAAATAGACCAATACaagtcttcacggatcataggagcctggaatattggatgcaggctcGAACCTTCAACCGCAGGCACACACGATGGCGCATTTTCCTGAgtgacttcaactttgagatacattatcggccaggaaaacagtcagggaaaccagacgcgtTATCTAGACGGTCCGATTACGTAGATACGCCtgcagaaccagaagtcatgttaccagcggaagtatttgccaacacattggaagaggaacttgAAATCGTCACGGAAATCCGCACCAAACTCAGGGATGATCCATCACTAGAACCCATCATCACattcctgacagaagatgcagaCGACGCGCCTCCCTCCATCCAAAAAGCCTATAgggactatgattgggaagaagacctcctATGGTATCGCGGAAAACTAGTGGTCCCGGACTCAGAACCTTTGAAGGAACGATTGTtaagggaattccacaactcccccctggcaggacacccagggcaacaaagaaccCTAGAACTCTTgagccgcaactactggtggccaggaatgaagtcatccgctaaggaatgggtagaatgctgtcccacctgccaagccaaccgtcGCGCGCACGCCCCCGTCATttccctgaaacccttagaagtcccGCCGTTCCCTttccacacaatatcctatgacttcatcatgggATTCCCTAAGTCTAACGGGTACAATGCAATTCTAGTTGtgattgactccttctccaagtttggccacttcatcccaaccacaaagaaggtcacagccaagggcctAGCAGAActgttcatcacccatgTTTGGAAGTTACACGGACTACCAGTCAAGACAGTCTCGGACCGCGGAACCacgttcacagggaaattcctaagggcactgtaccaacgccttgggatCAATCCggccttctcctcagcctaccacccggaatTGGACggccaaacagaaagggtaaatcagttcatagaattctacctcagatcatatGTTGCCGCCGACCACTCGGACTGGGCCACCTGGTTGCCCTTAGCGGAATACGCCTACAATAACGCGAAGCATTCCGCCACCGGGAGAACCccttttgaattggtttatggaagaaatccagTCATGAATCCGTCCAATATCCCtgccaacgtcccagaagctgaTCAAGTGGCCAATACACTAGCACGAGAATGGCAAGAGGCGGAGTCAGCACTCAGGATGACCAAAGAACGCATGACAGGCACAAAAGGAGTGGTACCAGAATACTCAGTGGGCAAGAAGGTCTGGCTGGACGGAAAAAACGTAGAACTTAgaacaaactccaacaagctgGACCCCAAATGGCTAGGACTGTTCGAAGTCgttgaaaaaatctccagccacgcgtaccgcctcaaacTACCAGATACTCTGAAAATTCATGacgtattctacgtaggatTACTATCCAAAGCGCATgaatccccaagtcagcccTTTCCGGATCGtcctccccctgaaacaatagaaggagaggaggaatatgaggtggaacaaatcatAGATTCCAAGAGGCAACAAGGAAGGTGGTTTtatctgatcaaatggaaagggtacggtccagaagacaactcctgggaGCCAGAGGAACTGCTGGAGCACAGTCAAGAAGAAATCCGTCGCTTTAATAgatcacaactgaaaaaggctcgtgactccgccaagagcctttaa
- a CDS encoding Transposon Tf2-7 polyprotein produces MSWLKLHNPTIDWPNKRITFNSQYCNNTCLSVSNSILGNVGGTSNHLEGIPEDLGGVEVIEPLEGIPRETGGTVDSPLESIPVELRNFAEVFSEDMKVTELPPHRPFDLGIDLIDPDKPVKAMVYPLKASDDEELRKLLKEQLDKGLIRPSKSKYGSPVHFVNKKNGKRRMVVDYRSLNANTVKNAYPLPLIQSLIEKLRGAKHFSTIDLKSGYNLVRIKEGDEWKTAFKTKYGLFEYLVMPFGLCNAPAAFQHFMNEIFRDILDVYVVVYLDDILIFSESRELHTKHLQEVLKRLQDNACYCNLEKCNFYASEVDYLGVIANGEGVKADPKKITQAVDWATPRSVKGVQEFLGFINFYRRFIHNFSKLAQPLYQLLQKNIPWEWGERQEVSFKALKQALIESPVLIQPDPYKEFFLECDASDFATGAVLNQKGSDDKLHPVAFLSKSLAPAERNYDIFDKELLAVVRALKEWRHLLEGTVIPVKILTDHKNLEYFQTKRDLNRRQLRWMGFLADYNYRIVYRPGAQNRKADILSRREDHKSAVKGGGETPVLISPELFIAAIQTDSDLNDLIRDALHDDKAVHKILKSLEEDIPVKGWKIDNGLLYYHDRIYVPNEPEIRKAVLESRHDNPSTGHPGQFRTLDLLSRDYYWSGMKQSVTKYVQACDSCIRSKHSNRAPEGLLQNIDLPNKPWEEITYDLIVGLPTSEGYDAILTVVDRLSKMVHFIPTHSDATAVDVANLFVSFVWKLHGLPRKTISDQGPQFNAKFLRQVYKRLGIEPHFSTAYRPQVDGQSERLNQFVEIYLRHYINYRQTDWVASLPLAEFSYNNGKHSGSKHSPFYMCYGYNPDFTVGNTKESHVPQANDLADFLKEIQAEAKAALEIAARQNAQYYDLNRREATKLEIGDKVYLSSANIKTSRPSHKLEHKRLGPYKVLEKIGRNSYKLDLPKSMKVHPVFNIALLHKKPVDEYDRDPVPLPPVVTADGEEEYTVERILDSKKVGRQVKYLVKWKGYGPEDNTWEPKAHLANAPEKLAKFHREHPEAAGP; encoded by the coding sequence atgtcctggctcaagttacacaaccctactatagattggcctaataagcgtatcacttttaattctcaatattgtaacaacacttgtctttctgtttctaattctatcctgggaaatgtcggtgggacttctaaccaccttgaaggcataccagaagacttaggaggtgtcgaggtaattgaacctctggaaggcatccctagggaaactggaggtactgtggattctccacttgaaagtatcccagtagaactgcgcaattttgcggaggtattttctgaggacatgaaggtgacggaactgccgccgcaccgtccttttgatttagggattgatttaattgatcctgataaacctgttaaggctatggtataccccttgaaggcatctgatgatgaggaacttagaaaactccttaaagaacaattggacaaaggattgattcgcccatccaagtccaaatatggttccccagttcactttgtcaacaagaaaaatgggaaaaggcgtatggttgtggattatagatccttaaatgcaaatacagtcaagaatgcgtaccctctacctctaatacagtctctcattgagaaacttAGGGGCGCAAAACACTTCtccaccattgacctgaaatccggatataacttggtccggataaaggaaggtgatgaatggaagactgcgtttaaaaccaaatatggcctgtttgaatacctagtcatgccctttggatTATGCAATGCTCCTGCTGcgtttcagcacttcatgaatgagatatttagaGACATACTGGACGtctatgtagtagtatatctagacgacatcctaatattctcagaaagcagggaattacatacaaaacatctccaagaggtactgaaaaggctgcaagacaatgcatgctattgtaacctggagaagtgtaatttctatgcgtcggaagtagattaccttggtgtcattgccaatggtgaaggagtaaaagcagatcccaagaaaatcactcaagcggttgattgggcaacaccgcgctctgtcaaaggggttcaagagtttttgggctttataaatttctatagacgcttcatacataacttctcaaaattggcacaacccttataccaattactccaaaagaatataccttgggagtggggtgaacgccaagaagtgtcttttaaagctctcaaacaggctctaattgaatcccctgtTTTAATCCAACCtgatccatacaaggagtttttccttgagtgtgacgcctctgattttgcaacgggcgctgtccttaatcaaaagggcagtgatgataaattacacccggttgcattcctatcaaaatccctagcacctgctgaaagaaactatgatatctttgataaagagttactagcagtagtaagggctttaaaggaatggcgtcacctgctggaaggaacagtaatccctgtcaaaatactgacagaccataaaaatctggagtacttccagacaaaaagggatctgaaccgaaggcagttaaggtggatgggatttttggcagattacaactataggattgtgtataggccgggtgcacagaatagaaaagcagatattctctctcgccgtgaagaccacaagtctgcggttaaaggggggggtgaaacccctgtgctcataagcccagagctttttattgcagccattcaaacagatagtgaccttaatgatttaataagggacgctctgcatgatgataaagctgtacacaaaatccttaaatccttggaagaggatatACCTGTTAAAGGATGGAAGATTGATAATGGCCTACTCTACTATCATGATCGGATCTATGTTCCcaatgagccagaaatcaggaaagccgtcttagaaagcaggcatgataacccttccactgggcacccaggacagttcagaaccctagacctcctttcaagggattactattggtcagggatgaaacagtctgtaacaaaatatgtccaagcatgcgattcatgcatacgtagTAAACATTCCAACCgggctcctgaaggtctccttcaaaacatagatttacccaataagccctgggaggaaataacgtatgacttgattgtaggacttcccacctcagaaggatatgatgcaatattaaCCGTAGTGGACCGCTTATCCAAAATGGTCCATTTCATAccaacgcactctgatgcAACTGCGGTTGATGTTGCAAATCTCTTCGTATCTTTtgtgtggaagttacatgggttacccaggaaaaccatCTCGGACCAAGGCCCCCAGTTCAATGCAAAGTTCCTAAGACAAGTCTATAAGCGGCtggggatagaaccacacttctccactgcatacagaccccaagttgatggacaaagtgaacgcttaaaccagtttgtggaaatCTACCTACGCCACTATATCAACTATAGGcaaacagactgggttgcGTCATTACCACTTGCAGAATTTTCATACAACAATGGGAAACACTCAGGCTCCAAACACTCTCCCTTCTACATGTGCTATGGTTATAACCCAGACTTTACAGTTGGGaacaccaaggaaagccatgtccctCAAGCCAATGACCTAGCAGACTTCCTAAAAGAGATCCAAGCTGAAGCTaaagctgctttagaaattgctgcaagacaaaacGCACAATACTATGATCTcaacagaagggaagcaaccaagctggaaaTTGGTGATAAAGTCTATTTGAGTAGCgccaacatcaaaacttcaaggccttcccatAAGCTAGAACATAAGCGATTGGGGCCCTAtaaggtcttggagaaaattggcaggaactcctataaactggatctccctaaatccatgaaagtccatcctgtcttcaacattgccTTATTACACAAGAAGCCAGTAGACGAGTACGACCGTGATCCAGTCCCACTCCCCCCAGTCgtcacagctgatggagaagaggaatatactgttgaaaggatcctagactccaagaaagtgggtcggcaagtcaaatacttggttaaatggaaagggtatggaccagaggataacacatgggagcccaaggcccacttagccaatgcccctgaaaaattggctaagtttcaccgtgaacatccagaggcagctggaccttaa
- a CDS encoding Transposon Tf2-1 polyprotein has protein sequence MSTQPSTYVHADPNALSVPTNIQEIPAWAQEIKNLLLAMNQNLSLVIGQAAAHHTDIGTTQATLSNHDSSITNLDALIVKLGADIAKIGTAAASGSSLASATKAPKLATPDKFDGSDKNKAISFRVAVSHYLRISYPGSTVDEQIAFIISCLDGKAHEWLEPYLEEDVVKGNPVSWLHNLDAFWLQFNARWNVQNRTENFRAKLRTLKQTKGVQDYYKDFQTYSQGLGYNDPSLRDMFYDGLSHKIKETLMVQDYDHADASVTLATLAEKALKVDQRLEQFAAQHKGSSPSSNQSGSKSSTSTSAAAQGAPRDKLSVGEQVYAIVDGKAKKGVLQKIGQNAKGLQFQLLSGMMAPPWTLPSKLSRRITTQPLPPPLLPQGFLLLLLAQFWSFPYGLRLCLFKRQKTHYMRNMWR, from the coding sequence ATGTCGACCCAACCATCTACCTATGTGCATGCCGACCCCAATGCGCTGTCtgtccccaccaatatccaggagatacctgcgtgggcccaggagatcaaaaacctcctcctggctatgaaTCAAAACCTCTCCTTGGTCATAGGACAAGCGGCTGCCCATCATACAGACATTGGCACCACTCAGGCTACCCTCTCAAACCATGACAGTAGCATTACCAACCTTGACGCCCTGATTGTAAAACTTGgggctgatattgccaaaataggcaccgctgctgcttctggttcctcccttgcctcggctaccaaggctcccaAACTTGCGAcgccagacaaatttgatggGTCTGACAAGAATAAGGCAATCTCTTTCAGAGTTGCTGTAtctcattatctcaggatctcatatcctggctcaacagtggatgagcaaattGCTTTCATTATctcctgcctggatggcaaggcccatgagtggcttgagccctaccTGGAGGAGGACGTTGTAAAAGGGAACCCTgtttcttggctccacaatttggatgccttctggctgcaattcaatgcacgctggaatgtccaaaataggacTGAGAACTTCCGCGCCAAGTTGCGCACCCTTAAGCAAACCAAGGGAGTCCAAGATTattacaaggacttccagacctattctcaaggCCTTGGTTACAACGATCCTTCTCTCAGGGACatgttctatgatggcctgtcccacaaaattaaggaaactctcatggttcaagattatgaccatgcagatgcctcagtaactcttgcaactcttgcagagaaggcccttaaggtggatcagcgcctagagcagtttgcggcccagcacaagggttcctccccctcttcaaaccaatctggaagcaaatccagcacctctacgtcagcagcagcccagggagcgcccagggataaactgtctgttggggaacaggtgtatgcaattgtggatggaaaggccAAGAAGGGGGTCCTCCAAAAAATTGGCCAAAATGCCAAGGGATTGCAGTTCCAATTGTTaagtggaatgatggcaccaccatggacGTTACCTTCAAAACTATCAAGAAGGATAACCACCCAGCCACTGCCACCTCCACTCCTGCCccaaggcttcctcctcctcctcctcgcgCAATTCTGGTCCTTCCCCTAtggacttagactctgcctcttcaaaaggcaaaaaacccattatatgcgcaacatgtggaggtag
- a CDS encoding C2H2 zinc finger: MSAQFALDPALASNSSGFVVACGFFRGTSGEMITSSTDAAPPATAAPSSLTKTLPKEPTVANHNPNPAHYSIFPALPPLPGWGPFPGPIFAPPGPMPMPVPMYMVPGPWHHVVNQPPPMQVGLPPQQVLPVAAPPTQAPTPVTTGAPVQTHLQPQLNPSTQSRPQGLSQPQSQSRPQQTQPQLKSHYPPERNKPHSTFPLASKLSATQPGVKARPRRPEPPPLNPAATASPHYQNPGGFGGVYTPPSHTSTDTTSAPSAHSHYSDKSLDTPTTSTGDLGRPFACGTSGCSAAFDRKSDCERHRRTHAKGAAESRPFRCSRPGCEAAFDRKDALMRHERNERTHLVRQTQPGRIKRPTRPSSKSDVNPMPPSPPRRMSTRKRKNMTPGVYADPSESDFEDDEGDYSEGNNERPEPYRARESIKLEPTQPPVYAGTQPHLQHTGLSGPSIDGGMEDLVVIPPDETRDRSPTTRRRKLRSFASDGRVRRPAGAFTGTDEDFANMQAVEALQAALQQIEAEKGHESVV; this comes from the exons ATGAGCGCACAGTTTGCGCTTGATCCAGCGTTGGCATCCAACTCG AGTGGCTTTGTTGTTGCATGTGGATTTTTTCGAGGCACCAGTGGCGAGATGATT ACTTCTTCGACGGATGCGGCTCCACCTGCAACTGCTGCTCCATCCAGTCTCACCAAAACCCTACCGAAAGAGCCCACAGTAGCAAACCACAATCCAAATCCTGCACATTATTCTATTTTCCCTGCTTTGCCACCC CTGCCAGGATGGGGTCCGTTCCCAGGCCCGATATTCGCTCCCCCCGGCCCGATGCCAATGCCAGTGCCGATGTACATGGTCCCCGGTCCCTGGCACCATGTCGTTAACCAGCCGCCGCCTATGCAAGTTGGTCTTCCACCTCAGCAAGTCCTGCCTGTGGCCGCACCACCGACACAGGCGCCAACCCCGGTGACAACGGGGGCCCCTGTACAAACGCATCTTCAACCTCAACTCAATCCATCTACTCAATCTCGGCCACAGGGGTTATCCCAACCCCAATCTCAGTCTCGTCCTCAACAGACACAACCTCAACTCAAATCGCACTATCCTCCCGAACGCAACAAACCCCATTCGACATTCCCCCTGGCTAGCAAGCTTTCTGCAACACAACCCGGAGTCAAAGCTCGTCCAAGGCGACCCGAGCCTCCCCCGCTCAACCCCGCTGCTACAGCATCTCCTCACTATCAAAACCCGGGTGGTTTCGGAGGCGTATACACTCCTCCTTCGCACACATCCACCGATACAACCTCGGCGCCTTCTGCTCATTCCCACTACTCTGACAAGTCGCTCGATACTCCCACTACTTCAACCGGGGATCTCGGTCGACCATTTGCTTGCGGTACATCTGGGTGTTCGGCGGCATTTGATAGGAAGAGCGACTGCGAAAGGCATCGAAGGACGcatgccaagggtgcagCCGAGAGTCGACCGTTTAGGTGCAGCAGGCCAGGCTGCGAGGCAGCGTTTGACAGGAAAGATGCTCTGATGCGACACGAGCGAAACGAGCGGACGCATTTGGTCAGGCAAACCCAACCTGG AAGAATCAAACGCCCGACCCGTCCTTCTTCCAAGTCTGATGTCAATCCCATGCCACCGTCTCCTCCACGAAGAATGAGCACCCGAAAGCGGAAAAACATGACACCGGGAGTCTACGCTGATCCATCGGAATCCGATTTTGAGGACGATGAAGGCGACTATTCCGAGGGGAACA ATGAACGGCCAGAACCATATCGGGCTCGGGAGTCAATCAAACTTGAACCTACCCAGCCACCCGTCTACGCTGGGACACAACCCCATCTCCAACACACCGGCCTTTCCGGACCCTCGATCGACGGAGGGATGGAGGACCTGGTCGTCATCCCACCAGACGAAACTCGTGATCGATCCCCAACTACGCGCAGACGGAAACTTCGATCCTTCGCTTCGGACGGACGGGTTCGGCGACCCGCAGGGGCGTTCACGGGCACCGACGAGGATTTCGCAAACATGCAGGCGGTCGAAGCTCTTCAGGCTGCTTTGCAGCAGATCGAGGCGGAAAAGGGGCACGAGTCGGTTGTTTAA